A region from the Vicia villosa cultivar HV-30 ecotype Madison, WI linkage group LG3, Vvil1.0, whole genome shotgun sequence genome encodes:
- the LOC131593549 gene encoding F-box/kelch-repeat protein At3g23880-like yields MSTTYLSNIKNHRKRTRFRRNPNLTPELESEMATAEEINNDPLPNLPIELVAEIFCRLPVKLLVQLRCMCKSWNSLISDRSFTRKHLSLSTTHRLHYAKYRNKQYLIHNSYPLESVLSTKVKQRRLSFNSIAGSCDGILCLYDKPKGCVVLWNPSIRKFKELPPFQNSEILNKGYIYMTVGFGYDHVSENYKVVVLYYSESNLFDTTKVKVHTLGTDFWKTSESFSFGAVFDEQSGTLVRDTINWMAYTEWPRKGPIFIVSFDLGNDSYQKLLPPHHAEISTNYLRLSVLRDCLCLISGHHIWVMKEYGIQDSWTKLFSFSCIQDPTKDYSLSNALYIFEDGQLLLEILDDWKTKWIVYDPKNDTFKVTMFKNILKLCLETLISPCS; encoded by the coding sequence ATGTCTACCACCTATCTATCTAACATAAAAAACCACCGGAAACGGACGCGTTTtagaagaaaccctaatttgacgcCGGAGTTAGAATCAGAGATGGCGACGGCAGAGGAAATCAACAATGATCCACTTCCGAATCTTCCTATCGAACTCGTCGCTGAAATCTTCTGCAGGCTACCTGTGAAACTCCTGGTACAGCTCCGATGCATGTGCAAGTCATGGAACTCTCTAATTTCCGATCGCAGTTTCACCAGAAAGCACCTCAGCCTCTCAACCACTCACCGTCTCCATTACGCCAAATACAGAAATAAACAGtatttgattcacaattcttaccCTCTCGAATCGGTTTTATCCACTAAAGTCAAACAACGTCGCCTTTCTTTCAACAGTATTGCTGGTTCCTGTGACGGCATTCTTTGTCTTTACGATAAACCTAAAGGCTGTGTTGTATTGTGGAATCCTTCTATTAGAAAATTCAAGGAATTACCCCCTTTTCAAAACAGTGAAATTCTTAACAAGGGTTATATTTATATGACCGTCGGATTTGGCTATGATCACGTTTCTGAGAATTACAAAGTGGTTGTTCTTTACTACTCCGAATCTAACTTGTTTGACACAACTAAAGTAAAAGTTCATACTTTGGGCACCGATTTTTGGAAAACCAGTGAGAGCTTTAGTTTTGGTGCTGTCTTTGATGAGCAGTCCGGAACACTGGTAAGAGATACAATTAATTGGATGGCCTATACGGAATGGCCTCGCAAAGGTCCGATcttcattgtttcttttgatttggGAAACGACTCTTATCAGAAGCTTTTGCCTCCTCATCATGCAGAGATCAGTACGAATTACTTGAGATTGTCTGTCTTGCGGGACTGCTTGTGCTTAATTTCTGGTCATCATATTTGGGTCATGAAGGAATATGGAATTCAAGACTCTTGGACTAAACTGTTCTCCTTTTCATGCATACAAGATCCTACTAAGGATTATAGCTTGTCCAATGCGTTGTATATTTTTGAGGATGGCCAACTGCTGCTGGAAATTCTAGACGATTGGAAAACGAAGTGGATTGTTTATGATCCAAAGAATGATACTTTTAAGGTTACTATGTTTAAAAACATCCTAAAACTCTGTCTTGAAACTTTGATTTCACCCTGTTCTTAA
- the LOC131659934 gene encoding F-box/kelch-repeat protein At3g23880-like gives MATAEEINNDPLPNLPIDLVAEIFCRLPVKLLVQLRCMCKSWNSLISDRSFTRKHLSLSTTHRLHYAKYRNKQYLIHNSYPLESVLSTKVKQRRLSFNSIAGSCDGILCLSDKGCVVLWNPSIRKFKELPIFQNCEILNKDYIFMTVGFGYDHVSDNYKVVVLYYSESNLFDTTKVKVHNLGTDFWKTSESFCFGTVVIDEQSGTLVRDTINWMAFTEWRRKGPIFIVSFDLGNDSYQKLLPPDHAEISTNYLRLSVLRDCLCLVSCHHIWVMKEYGVQDSWTKLFSFSCIQDPTKDYSLSNVLYIFEDGQLLLEILDDWKTKWIVYDPKNDTFKVTMFKNILKLCLETLISPCS, from the coding sequence ATGGCGACGGCGGAGGAAATCAACAATGATCCACTTCCGAATCTTCCTATAGATCTCGTCGCTGAAATCTTCTGCAGACTACCTGTGAAACTCCTGGTACAGCTCCGATGCATGTGCAAGTCATGGAATTCTCTAATCTCCGATCGCAGTTTCACCAGAAAGCACCTCAGCCTCTCAACCACTCACCGTCTCCATTACGCCAAATACAGAAATAAACAGtatttgattcacaattcttaccCACTCGAATCGGTTTTATCCACTAAAGTCAAACAACGTCGCCTTTCTTTCAACAGTATTGCTGGTTCCTGTGACGGCATCCTTTGTCTTTCCGATAAAGGCTGTGTTGTATTGTGGAATCCTTCTATTAGAAAATTCAAGGAATTACCCATTTTTCAAAACTGTGAAATTCTTAACAAGGATTATATTTTTATGACCGTCGGATTCGGCTATGATCACGTTTCTGATAATTACAAAGTGGTTGTTCTTTACTACTCCGAATCTAACTTGTTTGACACAACTAAAGTAAAAGTTCATAATTTGGGCACCGATTTTTGGAAAACCAGTGAGAGCTTTTGTTTTGGTACCGTTGTCATTGATGAGCAGTCCGGAACACTGGTAAGAGATACAATTAATTGGATGGCCTTTACGGAATGGCGTCGCAAAGGTCCAATcttcattgtttcttttgatttggGAAACGACTCTTATCAGAAGCTTTTGCCCCCTGATCATGCAGAGATCAGTACGAATTACTTGAGATTGTCTGTCTTGCGGGACTGCTTGTGCTTAGTTTCTTGTCATCATATTTGGGTCATGAAGGAATATGGAGTTCAAGACTCTTGGACTAAACTGTTCTCCTTTTCATGCATACAAGATCCTACTAAGGATTATAGCTTGTCCAATGTGTTGTATATTTTTGAGGATGGCCAACTGCTGCTGGAAATTCTAGACGATTGGAAAACGAAGTGGATTGTTTATGATCCAAAGAATGATACTTTTAAGGTTACTATGTTTAAAAACATCCTAAAACTCTGTCTTGAAACTTTGATTTCACCCTGTTCTTAA